From one Oncorhynchus clarkii lewisi isolate Uvic-CL-2024 chromosome 6, UVic_Ocla_1.0, whole genome shotgun sequence genomic stretch:
- the LOC139411225 gene encoding hypermethylated in cancer 2 protein-like produces the protein MELPNHAKQILLQLNQQRAKGFLCDVIIVVENALFRAHKNILAASSIYFKSLVLHDNLINLDTEMVNPSVFRQVLDFIYTGKLLSSLDQSNEQNYSALLTAASYLQLHDLAALCKKKLKRSGGKPLPGKLSTSGPLSRLRHNNERLSSSALTASHNHYVLAPSDADQPQPDDGLRDKLSDDEMFIGSTAGKNGTCGSGSNGNLSNGLSGRETDLGLDLSKKSPPSACTTSDALSPHSNSQGSPQSASVSTTNSASLDDSTITLPGLDTTGPEPMELIPTPKAPEDSQAHPDAPLPRKSSRQVARKKEWPKREASGLKAEDRDPPLVNGVIVGPKEGRSSRGVGGDSRCSFPSDQSFQCKEEEEGGENGQEHSDQSGHSDGESGGGGHHSANYVYRQEGFEPAFGDNLYVCIPCGKGFPSSEQLNAHVETHTEDELYIKEEGGAFVKEEEAEDLSAPVAPTTFGISEPRPFKCTVCSKSYKDPATLRQHEKSHWLTRPFPCNICGKMFTQRGTMTRHMRSHLGLKPFACDECGMRFTRQYRLTEHMRVHSGEKPYECQLCGGKFTQQRNLISHLRMHTSPS, from the coding sequence ATGGAACTGCCAAATCATGCCAAACAAATACTACTGCAACTCAACCAGCAGAGGGCTAAGGGCTTCCTGTGTGACGTCATCATCGTGGTGGAGAACGCTCTGTTCCGAGCCCACAAGAACATCCTAGCAGCCAGCAGTATCTACTTCAAGTCCCTGGTTCTCCACGACAACCTCATCAACCTGGACACAGAGATGGTGAATCCCTCTGTTTTCCGACAAGTCCTGGACTTCATCTACACAGGGAAGCTCCTGTCCTCATTGGACCAGAGTAATGAGCAGAACTACAGTGCCCTCTTGACCGCAGCCAGCTACCTCCAGCTCCATGACCTCGCCGCGCTGTGCAAGAAGAAGCTCAAGCGAAGCGGTGGCAAGCCTCTGCCGGGTAAACTCTCCACCTCGGGTCCGCTCAGCCGACTGCGCCACAACAACGAGCGCCTCTCGTCCTCCGCCCTCACCGCCTCCCACAACCACTACGTCCTCGCCCCCTCTGACGCAGACCAGCCACAGCCCGATGACGGCCTCCGGGACAAGCTCTCGGATGATGAGATGTTCATCGGGAGCACCGCCGGGAAGAATGGGACCTGCGGGAGTGGTAGTAATGGAAACCTCAGTAACGGTTTGAGCGGCAGGGAGACAGATCTCGGGCTGGACCTGTCCAAGAAGAGCCCTCCATCGGCGTGTACCACATCAGACGCACTCAGCCCTCACAGCAACTCACAGGGTTCCCCTCAATCTGCCTCAGTATCCACAACCAACAGTGCCTCACTGGATGATTCCACCATCACTCTGCCCGGTCTGGACACCACCGGCCCAGAGCCCATGGAGCTCATACCCACCCCCAAAGCCCCTGAAGACAGTCAGGCCCATCCAGACGCTCCCCTGCCTCGCAAGAGCTCCCGCCAGGTAGCCCGCAAAAAGGAGTGGCCCAAGAGAGAGGCCTCTGGCCTGAAGGCTGAGGATCGTGACCCGCCCCTGGTCAATGGTGTGATCGTGGGACCTAAAGAGGGCCGCTCATCCAGGGGTGTAGGCGGGGACAGCAGGTGCAGCTTTCCCTCAGACCAGTCCTTCCAGTgtaaagaggaagaggaaggaggggagaatGGGCAGGAGCACAGTGACCAGAGCGGGCATAGtgatggagagagtggaggaggagggcacCACAGCGCCAACTATGTGTACCGGCAGGAAGGGTTTGAGCCAGCGTTTGGGGACAACTTGTATGTGTGCATCCCCTGTGGGAAGGGCTTTCCCAGCTCGGAGCAGCTTAACGCCCATGTGGAGACGCACACAGAGGACGAGCTCTACATCAAAGAGGAGGGAGGGGCCTTTGTGAAAGAGGAAGAGGCTGAGGACCTCTCGGCCCCCGTGGCTCCCACCACATTCGGCATCTCCGAGCCACGGCCCTTCAAGTGCACCGTATGCAGTAAGAGCTATAAAGACCCGGCGACCCTGAGACAGCACGAGAAGAGCCACTGGCTGACCCGACCCTTCCCATGTAACATCTGCGGGAAGATGTTCACCCAGAGAGGCACTATGACGCGCCACATGCGGAGCCACCTGGGCCTGAAACCGTTTGCTTGCGATGAGTGTGGCATGCGCTTCACACGCCAGTACCGCCTGACGGAGCACATGCGCGTCCACTCGGGAGAGAAGCCGTACGAATGCCAGTTGTGCGGTGGAAAGTTCACCCAGCAACGCAACCTCATCAGCCACCTCAGAATGCACACCTCACCCTCCTAA